In Modestobacter versicolor, a single genomic region encodes these proteins:
- a CDS encoding endonuclease/exonuclease/phosphatase family protein: MELRVGTLNLASGRDGGGRSVDAAGLRAALADVDADVLAVQEVDVGQPRSHGVDQPAEVAAALGASDWRFAAAVTGTPDPFRSWTPVDPPVLRASWETLTGPHYGIALVSRLPVRRWSVLPLGAGRAKLPLQAPDPRTGETRWWWFPDEPRLAIAAELEHATVVSTHLSFAPHTALRQLTRLRRWCARLPGPVVLAGDLNLVGPVPARVFGAPRLVSEPSYPAPGPRVQFDHLLGRVAASRPEVRRLTIGDHRLVTVSVHPG; the protein is encoded by the coding sequence GTGGAGCTCCGGGTCGGCACGCTGAACCTCGCCTCCGGCCGGGACGGCGGTGGTCGCTCGGTCGACGCCGCCGGGTTGCGCGCCGCCCTGGCCGACGTGGACGCCGACGTCCTCGCCGTCCAGGAGGTCGACGTGGGGCAGCCGCGGTCGCACGGGGTCGACCAGCCGGCCGAGGTGGCGGCCGCGCTGGGTGCGAGCGACTGGCGCTTCGCCGCCGCGGTCACCGGCACCCCCGACCCGTTCCGCAGCTGGACGCCGGTCGACCCGCCGGTGCTGCGCGCGTCCTGGGAGACGCTGACCGGTCCGCACTACGGGATCGCGCTGGTCAGCCGGCTGCCGGTGCGGCGCTGGTCGGTGCTCCCGCTGGGCGCCGGGCGGGCGAAGCTGCCCCTGCAGGCGCCGGACCCGCGGACCGGGGAGACCCGCTGGTGGTGGTTCCCCGACGAGCCGCGGCTGGCGATCGCCGCCGAGCTGGAGCACGCCACCGTGGTCTCCACCCACCTCTCCTTCGCCCCGCACACCGCGCTGCGCCAGCTGACCCGGCTGCGCCGCTGGTGCGCGCGGTTGCCCGGCCCGGTCGTGCTGGCCGGCGACCTGAACCTGGTCGGCCCGGTGCCGGCCCGGGTGTTCGGCGCCCCGCGGCTGGTCAGCGAGCCGAGCTACCCGGCACCCGGGCCGCGGGTGCAGTTCGACCACCTGCTCGGCCGGGTCGCCGCCAGCCGCCCGGAGGTGCGCCGGCTGACGATCGGCGACCACCGGCTGGTCACCGTGTCGGTGCACCCCGGGTGA